In Deltaproteobacteria bacterium, the genomic stretch GGCCGACTCGACGCGCTGCTGCTTGCTCGAGCGGTACGAGCTCGCGACCTCGATCGTCGCGCCCGCGACGGCAACCGCGGTGTCACGCGGCGATTGCTGTGCGAGCAGGGCCAGCAGCGCGTCGCGCTCGACCCCCTCGAGTGCATCGAGCGGCTCGGCGTCGCCGCCGGGGTGGATCACGAAGCGCGCGCGCACGCCGACCGGGTTCGGGCCGTCGATGGGCCGCCCGGCCTCGGCGATCTCGCGCGCCAGCATCGGCGTGATCGCGCTGTCCATGCGCCACAGCGACAGCCGCACCAGCTCCTCGCGCAGCGCGTCGTGCTCGGTCTGCACGCGGCGTGCATCGAAGCGCAGCAGCCCCCAGGTCGCCGCGCCGAGCACGGCCAGCAACGTCGCGACCGCGGCCGAGAACACCAGCCAATGGGTGCGCGCGCGCATCGACTAGGCTCCGCCGCTGCCGAACATGTAGCCCTTACCGCGCACGGTGAGGATCACCCGCGGCTCGTCGTGGGTGTCGCGCAGCTTCTCGCGCAGCCGCGCGACGTGCATGTCGATGGTGCGGGTCTGGTAGCGCGAGGGGTTGAGCCGCCATACCTGCTGCAGCAGCTCGTCGCGACCGACCGCACGCTCGGCGTGGCCGACGAGGTAGCCGACCAGCTGCGACTCGCGCTCCGACAGCTCGACCCGCGCACCATCGTCGAAGCGGACCTCGCGGCGCGCGAGATCGATGGTGCCGCCGGGGATCGCGACCTCGGTGACCGCAGCGGGCTCGGGCCCCGCCACTCGCACCCGACGCAGCACCGCCTCGACCCGCGCCAGCAGCTCCTTCACGCTGAACGGCTTCACCACGTAGTCGTCCGCGCCCAACCGCAGGCCCTGCACGCGATCCGCCTCGCGGCCGCGGGCGGTGAGGATGATGACCGGCAGCCCGCTGCGGGTGCGACGGACCTCCTTGAGCACCTCGAAACCGTCGCCGCCCGGGAGCATCAGATCGAGCAGCACCAGCCCGACCGCGCCCTCGATCGCCGCCTGCAGCCCACGCGGTGCGGTCGCGGCCTGCACCACCGGATAGCCCTCGAACTCCAACGCGTCGACCAGGCCCTGGCGAATCGCGTCGTCGTCCTCGATGACCAGCACGGTGGTGGACTTGGGGCTGCTCGGGGTCATGGGCCGCTCGCGACTAGCTGTGTCGCATCGTAAACCCTGCAGCCTCGGCCTGCGCCGCCATCCCCTCGATCATCGCGCCATCGAGGGAGTTGCTCGGGGTATCGCCGGCGTGCTGCCGCAGGAAGCCGTCACGTTGCTCGCGGAGCTGGGTCAGCCGGGCCGCGATCGCGGCGCGCTCGGCCCGACGCGACGCGACAAAGGCGGCCAGCTCGGCGGCATCGAGCCCGCGCAGGGCCTCGGGCAACGCGTCGGGCACGATGGTCTGGAGATCGACCACGCCCTCGGCGACGCCATCGACGAGATCCCAGCTGGGGTTGCGATAGTTCGCCATCGACTTGCTGAGTCCGCGCACCACCGCGCTGCCGACCGCGACGCTGTTGCTGTCCTGCTCGGTCTGGTTCTCGAGCCCGTGTGCGCCCTCGTTGCCGTAGCCCACGTAGGTGCCGTTGATGGCGACACCCAGGCGGCCGATCTCGTCGTCGTACGGCGTGGGCGGATCGACCGCGCGGGTGTTGTGGTCGATGTTGAAGTGGCGACCGCCGGCCCGCGTCGCGGCCTGGGCCCAGCCGACGTCGTCGCCCGCACCGTCGGGGCCGCAGTAGATGCTGTTCACGACCACGCCGCGCGCCCGTGCGCGATCGACCGCGTCGGTCCACCCGACCGGCCCCTGCTGGAACTCCTCGTTGCCCGCCACGTAGACCATGCGCAGCACGCCTTCGCCATCGCGCCACGTCAGCTCGTCGAGCGAGCGCGTGATGGCCTGCGGCGCGAACTCGCTGCCGCCGTTGGTCGACAGCGCGAACAGGGCCTGCGAGACGCGGTCGAGCTCGGGCGTGAAGCCCACGACCTGGCGGATGTGACCATCGGCGTAGCCGATGCGGTCGTTACCGTACTCGTAGATCGCGACCTCCAGTCGCGGCGTCGCGCCGTGGAAGGTCGCGCCGTCGAGCGCATTGACGACCGACCAGAGCCGGCTGCGGGCCTGATCGATCAGGCCGTCCATGCTGCTCGAGGTGTCGAGCAGCAGCGCGATCTGGATCGTCGGCGCGCCCTGCGACGGCGGGGGCGACGGCATCGCAGGCCCGCTGCCGCCGGGGTTCGGCGCCGCGAGCTGGGGGTCGGCCGCGATGGCCTCGGGGTCGCGGGCGCGCGAGCCGGTCGCGATCGGCCACGCGACCGCGGCCAGCAGGCAGGCCGTCGAGGCCAGCAGCACGGTCTCGAGCGCGGAGCTGTCTCGGCGTCGACGCGATCGCTGCCGGCGCGCGACGTCGTGCGGGCCACGATCCTGGCCACGATCGTGACCATCGTGCGGGCCATCGTGCGGGCCATCGTCGTGGCCATGGTCGTGGCCATGGTCGTGGCCATGGTCGTCGCCATGGTCGTGGGGAGTTGCCATGCGTGAAACCTACGCGCGAGACGGCAGCGGGGCTGTAACACGCGGGTAACCAGCACGAGCGGGGCAGCATCGCGGCACTTCACACTTCTTCATGGCGCCAGGCGATGTCCCTTCACGAAGGGGTGGTCATCTTGCGAAGCGACGGAGGCAACGACAGCATGTTCGGTTTTCTGGTGGGTGCGGCCTGTGTGGCCGGTTTGTTCCGCGTGATGCGACGACGTCGCGGCGACTACGGGTGGCACGGCTGCGGCGACCATCGACATCATTCGCATCATGGCCATCACTCTGGTGGCTGGGACGGCGGACGGGGTCCGTGGGGTCGCGGCGGCGACGACGGCGGCAGTCGTACGCCGTGGTGGCTGCGCGGTCTGTTCTCGCGGCTCGACACCACGCCGGGTCAGGAGAAGGTGATCCGCGAGGTGATGAACGAGCTGCGCGACGAGGGTCGAGACCTGCGCGGTGAGTTCCGCAAGGCACGGGGCGACCTGGCCGGCGCGCTGCGCAGCGAGGGCGTCGACGAGACCGCGCTCGGCGAGGCGTTCGCACGGCACGACGACGCGCTCCTGCGCATGCGCAAGGGCGTGGTCGGTGCGCTGGCCAAGCTCCACGAGGCGCTCGACGAGCGGCAGCGCCGCGTGCTGGCCGACTGGCTGGAGTCGAGCCGTGGCTTCGGCGGGGGCGCTCGCGACCGCGACGAGGACGAACGGGGGATGGCATGAACGACCGCGTGAAGATCGCCCTGCTCCTCACCGGCGCGACGCTCGGGTTCGGCTCCGGCTTCGCGAGCCTGGCGTGGCACGCCGAGCACGGCTGGCACCACGGTCGTCGCCACCACGACGACGCGTGCGACCGTGGTCGCGACCGCGATCGCGACCGGGACCGCGACCGCGAGCACGACGACGAGCCCTGACGTAAGCTGGTCGACGTGAGCCTGCGGGTCCTGCTCATCGACGATGACGAGCGGCTGTTCGAGCTGCTCGCGCGATACATGGGCGACAACGACGTCGTGCTCACGCACGCCGCCGACGGTGCGCGCGGCCTGGCTGCGCTCGCCGCCGGCGGTTTCGACGTGATCCTGCTCGACGTCATGATGCCGCGGCAGGACGGCATCAGCGTGCTGAAGAAGATCCGCGAGCGCGACGCGATTCCGATCGTGATGCTCACTGCCAAGGGCGACGAGGCCGATCGCGTGGTCGGGCTCGAGCTCGGCGCCGACGACTACGTCGCCAAGCCGTTCTCACCGCGGGAGCTGCTCGCGCGGCTGCGTGCGGTGACGCGGCGCGGCCAGCCGGGTCTGCTGTCGGAGCGGCTGTCGGCGGGCGGCATCGTGATCGACGTCGGCACGCGGCAGGTGACCCGCGAGGGCCGCGTGATCGAGCTGACCGCGGTCGAGTTCGACATCCTCGTCGCGTTGATGCGAAGGGCCGGACGGGTGGTGCCACGCACGGCGTTGCTGTCCGAGGCCGGTCGCGGCGACGTCAACGTCGGCGAGCGCACCATCGACGTCCACATCTCGCGGCTGCGACGGCAGATCGGCGACGACCCCAAGGCCGCGACCCGCATCCAGACCATCCGCGGGGTCGGCTACATGCTCACACGCGAGGGCGAAGAATGAGACGACGACCTGCGCGGCATCGCGGCCGCCGGCTGCGGCACCTGTTGGTGCTGTGGTTCGGCGTGACGATCGTCGCGACCGGCCTGACGGTGATCGCGGTGTGGTCGCTGTCGAGCCCGGGCCCCCGCGCGTGGGACCACATGACCGCGAACCTGCAGCGCTTCGTCGGCAGCGAGTTCGGCCAGGTGTGGCACGATCCGCAGCGACGCAGCGCACTGGCGGCCCGGGCGGCACACGACCTCGAGGTCGGCATCGAGCTGCGCGACCTCGACGGACGGACGATCGAGCGCCATGGCCCAACCTGCGACGATCACGTCCTGACCGCACCGGTGCAGGACGAACACGGACGTTTGGGGGAGATCGCCGCGTGCTGGGCCCACCCCCACCGTGGTGGCCCGGCGATGTTGCTGGCGTTGTTCGCCGCCGGCTTGGTGCTGTGGGGGGCGGCGGGCATGCTCGCGAGGCGCCTGACGCGGCCCTACGACACGCTCACGCGTTTCGCCAAGCGACTCGCGGACGGTGAGCTCGACGCGCGGGTCGACATCGGTCGCGAGCTGCGGGGCGAGCCGGCGGTGGTCGGTGTCGCGCTCAACGACATGGCCACCCGCGTCCAGGCCCAGCTCGCAGAGGCGCGCACGCTGCTGGCCGCGGTGTCCCACGAGATCCGGACGCCGCTCGGACACCTGCGGGTGCTGGTCGAGCTGCTGCGGGATCGCGGCGCCGACGATGCCACGCTGCAGGATCTCGAGCGCGAGATCGCCGATCTCGACGCGTTGGTCGGCAAGCTGCTGGCCGACGCACGCCTGCAGTTCTCCGCGATGGCGACCACGCCGCTGTCGGCCCGCGCGGTCGCGATCCGGGCGCTGGCGCAGGCGGGGCTGCCCCGCACGTTGCTGGTCGCCGGCGACGACGACGACGCCTTCCTCGGCGATCCGACACTGCTCGGCCGTGCGCTCGGCAATCTGCTGGAGAACGCGCGTGCCCACGGCGATGGCGTGGTCGCACTGCGGGTGGAGGGCGACCGCGACAGCATCACGTTCGCCGTCGACGACGACGGGCCCGGCATCGACGCGACCGCGCGGGCGCGGGCGTTCGAACCATTCGCACGCGGGGCCCAGGGCCACGACGGGCGCACGCACCTCGGGCTCGGGCTCGCGCTCGTGCAGCGCATCGCGCAGGCCCACGGCGGCGGCGCGTGGATCGACGCGCGTCAGGGTGGCGGCACCACCGTCGGTATCCGCGTGCAGCGGCGCTGAGGCGCCCGCCTCAGCGCAAGGCTGTGCGCGCGGCCGCGACCAGCCGCGCGTCGTCGCGGGGATCGACCGTGCGCAGGTCGAGCCACACCGCCTCGTCCTCGATGCGACCCACCACCGCGATCTCGCCGGTGCGCAGCCGCCGGGCCAGCGCGCTCGCCCGCCCGCCCGCCGGCAATCGCACCGCGATGCTGGGCATGCGATCGCCCGGCAGCGAGCCGCCGCCGATGGTCGCGTCGCACGCCTGCACGGCGTCGGCTTCGAGCCCGAGAGCATCCGCGACCGCGGCCGCGCGCGTGCGTAGCTCGTCGAGGGTCCATGCGACCATGCGGTGCAGCGGCAACGGTGGCGGCTCACGACCGGCGTGCGATGCCGCGGTCGCGTGCAGGGCCGCGAGCGTGACCTTGTCGGGTCGCAGCGCCCGTGCCATGGGGTGCCGACGCATGCGCTCGACCACCTCGCGCGTGCCCGCGACGATGCCGGCCTGCGGACCACCGAGCAGCTTGTCGCCGCTGGCCAACACCACGTCGGCACCGTGCTCGAGGTAGGACGCGATGGTCGGCTCGCGCGCGGGCAGCCCCGTGCCGAGCGAGCCGCTGCCGAGATCGGCGACCAGCGGCACGCCGTGGGCGCGCGCGATCGCGGCCAGCTCGGGCAGCGCGACCTCGGCGACGTAGCCGTGCTGCTCGAAGTTCGACAGGTGCACCCAGAGGATCGCCGACGCGCTGCCGTCGGGGCCGGGCGCCAGCGCGGCCTCGTAGTCGGCGGCGTGGGTGCGATTGGTGCTGCCGACCGCGACGATGCGGCAACCGCCGGCGGCGGCCATCGTCGCGACCCGGAAGCCGTCGCCGATCTCGACCATCTGCCCGCGCGACAGCGCGACCCCACCGGGGCTGCCGAGCACGGTGCAGGCCAGCAGGAGCCCCGCGGCGTTGTTGTTCACCACGTGGACGTCGGGCGCGCCGATGACGGCCGCCAGGAGTGGTCGCGTCCACGCGAAGCGAGAGCCGCGTTGGCCACTGTCGAGCTCGACCTCGAGATCGCACGCCCGCGCGGCAGTGATCGCGGCTGCGATCGCGGCGTCGGACCACGGCGCGCGACCGAGGTTGGTGTGCAGCAGCACGCCGGTCGCGTTGATCACTGCGCGCGGATGCGGCCCGCACAGCGCCTCGAGTCGCGCGGCGACCTGCACCGCGAACTGCTCGGCGTCGGGCACCACCGTGGGCGCCCCCGCGCCGCGACGAATCGCATCGCGCAGCGCCGCGAGCATGCCCTCCGCGACCCGGCGCACCACCTCGCGCCGCCACGGCGTCGTCGCGAGCGCAGCCGCATCGAGCACGCGGTCCATCTTGGGCAGGCGGGAGAGGGCTTCGGTCACGGCTCGCGAGTGTACCGAGTTCCACCGAGCCAGCGGCGAAGCCGGCCCGGACCTCCCTGCGTTGCGTCGGTCCGCGGCGACTTCAGAGCAGCATCATGGCCGCCACCAGCGCGCCGAACACGAGCACACCGAGCAGCGGCAGCCACAGCGTGCCGACGCCCCGGCGCTCGAGCGTGCGCGGATCGGTGGCGGTCATCGTGGTCTCACCGGCGCGCGCCAGCACGTCCGCGACCTGCGACGCGGGGTGGCTCAAGGTCAACGCGAGATCGCCCAGCGCGATGACCTGGCCGTGGCTGACCTTGGTCGGACCGGTGATGGGCTCGCCATCGATGCGCACGCCGTTCTTGCTCTCGAGGTCGCGCACGACCACGCCGTCGGGGCTGACGATCAGCTCGGCGTGGCGTCGCGAGACGTCCTCGTGCTCGACCTGCACCGAGGCCTCGCTGCCGCGACCGAGCACATGGATGCCATAGGGCAGCTCGTGCGCGCGGCCGTGATGGGGGCCGTTCGACTCGAGCAGCAACGGGTAGAGCGTTCGCGCCGGTGGCATCGCCGAGGTCATTGTAGACCGACCCCGTCGAGCCAGCGCTCGCCCGCGAAACAGTGCACCAACGTGCCATCGAAGGCAGCGAACGAGGGCCCGTCGTGGCGGCGGCGACAGACCGCGATCGCGGCGCTCGCCATCTGGACGCTGGGCCCCTCGCAGCCGCCGTTCTCGACCACGGCGGCGTCGTAGCCGGTGGCCGCGAGCTCGCGACGCAGCGCGACCACGTGGGGTGCGTCGTCGAGGGTGCCCGGCCGCGGCGGTCGCCGAGTGACGACGTCGTCGATCACCGCGACGCCGAGCGCCTCCAGCATCGGTGGCCACTGCGCGGGATCGCCGGTGGGATCGACCACGCAGGCGTGGCCTTCGTCGGCGCCACGCACCACCAGCGCGGGCGCCCGCAGGGGGCCGAACGCGAACCACCGCGCGTCGCGGATCGCCGGCACCGACCCCGGCTCGATGGCGTCGCGTCGCCACGCCCACGCCGCGATCACGAGCACCGCGACCAGCGTCGTCGGGGCCCACCGCCGCCACGCGGGCACGCACGCCAGCCGCCGCCACGCGTGCCCGACCAGCACCAACGCGGCGATCGCAGCGAGCGCGGCGGGTGGTACCCGCGGCAACGCGGCGCCGACCGATGCGATGTCGAGCACCAGCGCGGCGGCCCACTTCGCCGGCACCCACGCAGCTGCACCGAGCCACGGGTCGAGCACTGCCGCCAGCACGCCGGCGGGCGTGAGCACCAGCGTGAACACCGGCACCGCGACGACGTTGGTCGCCACCGACCACGCGCCGGTCTCTCCGAAGTGCAACGCGACGACCGGCGCGATCGCCCAGCTCACCCGCCAGCTCTGCAGCGCGAGCCCGGCCCGCTCGGGTGCGCGCAGCAGCGCGGCCATGGCAAAGAACGACAGCTGGAAGCCGACGTCGAAGGCCCACGCCGGTCGCCACGCCAACATCACCGCCGAGGTCCACGCCAGCACCGTCACGCCGTGGAGCGGGCGGGCGGACCACGCCGCCAACCCCAACGCGACCACCATGATCGCCGAGCGCACCGCCGGCGCCTCGGCACCCACCAACCCGACGTACGCCACCACCGGCAGCAGCCCGGTCAGCGCCGCAGGGGCCGGCGAGTCGGTGAACCACGCCGTCACCCGCAGCGCGCCGCGCCACACCAGCCACGCGATCAACGTGACCTGCATGCCACTGACGGCAACCAGATGTCCGAGCCCCGCGATGGCGAGCTCGCGCCGCCGCGTCGGTGACAACGCCGCGCGCACACCGAACAGGCTCGACACCACCAGCGCGCGCGCATCGTCGCCGCGACTCTCGGCCCACCAGGCCTGCCGAGCCCGCGCGACCACCGACCAGTACCCGTCGTCGTCGTCGCGCGAGCGCCACGCCCGATCGGCCGACAACGCCCAGCTGGCCCCGCGGCCCCGCGCGAACGCCAGCGGATCGGCTGCGCCCGGCCACACCGGGCCGTGCACGAAACGCAATGCATCGAGCGGCACGATCACCTCGGCACCCGCGGCGATCGGGCAGATCTCGGGCGGCAGGTCGAGCGACGCCCGCTGCGGACTCGCCCGCGGCCGTGCGACCACCGAGCAACGGGCCCCCGGCCAACCCGCGGCCTCGATCGCGAACCGCTCCACCGCGGCGATCTCCCCGCGCCCCGCGGGCCAGTCGCGCGTGCGCTCGTCGGCACCGACCGCGAGGCCACGCGCCAGCGCGAGCAGGATCAGCGCAGCGGCGAATCGTCGCGCCCCCGGACCACGCGCGCACACGGCCCACAGCGTGAGGCCCAACGCCCCGAGCACCGCGACCAACACCAGCGGCGCATGCACGCCCGTCCACACGCCGGCCCGTGTGGCCATGGACCCTCCCACGAGGGCGACCACGACCCCGAGCCACAGCACCGTGACGCGCACGACGGCGTTCGTCGACCCGCAACATCGACACATTGCAGCCGCGGATCGGCGGATCCGATCGCTCGCGAGTCCGTGGCGCCACGCAGGGTGATCCCGCGCGCAGTCACGAGCCGATGCGAGAGTCGACGCCAGGCATTTGCGGCCACGCGCCCATCGGGCCTACACTGTGCGCCGCGATGCTGCTGACCCGCGTCTGGGGCGTGATCCTTGCCGCACTGGCGAGCCTGTGCCTCGGCGGCATGTTCCTGCTCTCCAAGGCGCAGGGCACCGACTTCTCCGAGAGCGACCGCGCAGCGCTGCATGCCGTCACCGAGGCCGGCGTGGCCGCGCTGGGGGCCCAGCTCGAGTCGGCGCCCGCACGCCAGGTCGGCACCATGCTGCTCGACCCCACCGTGCGCGAGGCGTTGGCCCGCACGCCCGAGCAGGAGGCCAAGCTACCGCCGGAGAAGCTGCCGCTGCCGCAGGTCTTCACCGAGGCCGCCGAGGGCCTGCGCGTGCGCAACAAGTCGGACATGACGGTCGCGTTCGTCGACGGCTCCGGCAACGTCGTGGCGGTGAGCGGCATTGGTGAGCCGCTGGTCTCCGAGCTGGTCGCGAGCACGCCGTTCCAGGAGCTGCCCGCCGACGAGGACGGCATGTTCTCGCTGATGCTCGGCGGACAGATCCACGCCGCCCGCGTGATGCGGGCCGATGCCAACGGACGGCGGCTGGTTGGGTTCGAGCCGCTGTCGATCGGCGCAGGCTCGCTGCTGCGTCGCGTGCTCGGCACCGAGAACCCGGCCGGCATGGTGCGCAACGGCAAGCTGATCGGCGACACCATCGGCGACCAGCCGGTCGCGGGTGAGCTCGAGAAGCTCGCGGTCGCGCACCTCGACGATGCGCCCGACGAGGGTGCGAGCAAGGTGTTCAGCGTCGGCGATGGCCTCGATGCGCGCATCGGCGCGGTCGGTCGCATGCCCGGCCCGGCGGGCGAGGGCAAGGGCGGCGCGCTGCTGGTGGTGATGTCGCGCCGCACCGCCGCCGCAGGCCATCGCGATCTCACCGACGCGCTCGCGAGTGCGCGCGAGCGCGGCGTGGTCTCGGCCGCCAACTGGGTGCTGCTCGCGGTGCTGCTCTTGATCTGCGCCGCGTTGGCGCTGTACCTGCCGCAGATGGAAGCGCTCG encodes the following:
- a CDS encoding ComEC/Rec2 family competence protein is translated as MATRAGVWTGVHAPLVLVAVLGALGLTLWAVCARGPGARRFAAALILLALARGLAVGADERTRDWPAGRGEIAAVERFAIEAAGWPGARCSVVARPRASPQRASLDLPPEICPIAAGAEVIVPLDALRFVHGPVWPGAADPLAFARGRGASWALSADRAWRSRDDDDGYWSVVARARQAWWAESRGDDARALVVSSLFGVRAALSPTRRRELAIAGLGHLVAVSGMQVTLIAWLVWRGALRVTAWFTDSPAPAALTGLLPVVAYVGLVGAEAPAVRSAIMVVALGLAAWSARPLHGVTVLAWTSAVMLAWRPAWAFDVGFQLSFFAMAALLRAPERAGLALQSWRVSWAIAPVVALHFGETGAWSVATNVVAVPVFTLVLTPAGVLAAVLDPWLGAAAWVPAKWAAALVLDIASVGAALPRVPPAALAAIAALVLVGHAWRRLACVPAWRRWAPTTLVAVLVIAAWAWRRDAIEPGSVPAIRDARWFAFGPLRAPALVVRGADEGHACVVDPTGDPAQWPPMLEALGVAVIDDVVTRRPPRPGTLDDAPHVVALRRELAATGYDAAVVENGGCEGPSVQMASAAIAVCRRRHDGPSFAAFDGTLVHCFAGERWLDGVGLQ
- a CDS encoding FHA domain-containing protein, with the translated sequence MPPARTLYPLLLESNGPHHGRAHELPYGIHVLGRGSEASVQVEHEDVSRRHAELIVSPDGVVVRDLESKNGVRIDGEPITGPTKVSHGQVIALGDLALTLSHPASQVADVLARAGETTMTATDPRTLERRGVGTLWLPLLGVLVFGALVAAMMLL
- a CDS encoding response regulator transcription factor: MTPSSPKSTTVLVIEDDDAIRQGLVDALEFEGYPVVQAATAPRGLQAAIEGAVGLVLLDLMLPGGDGFEVLKEVRRTRSGLPVIILTARGREADRVQGLRLGADDYVVKPFSVKELLARVEAVLRRVRVAGPEPAAVTEVAIPGGTIDLARREVRFDDGARVELSERESQLVGYLVGHAERAVGRDELLQQVWRLNPSRYQTRTIDMHVARLREKLRDTHDEPRVILTVRGKGYMFGSGGA
- a CDS encoding two-component sensor histidine kinase, with translation MRRRPARHRGRRLRHLLVLWFGVTIVATGLTVIAVWSLSSPGPRAWDHMTANLQRFVGSEFGQVWHDPQRRSALAARAAHDLEVGIELRDLDGRTIERHGPTCDDHVLTAPVQDEHGRLGEIAACWAHPHRGGPAMLLALFAAGLVLWGAAGMLARRLTRPYDTLTRFAKRLADGELDARVDIGRELRGEPAVVGVALNDMATRVQAQLAEARTLLAAVSHEIRTPLGHLRVLVELLRDRGADDATLQDLEREIADLDALVGKLLADARLQFSAMATTPLSARAVAIRALAQAGLPRTLLVAGDDDDAFLGDPTLLGRALGNLLENARAHGDGVVALRVEGDRDSITFAVDDDGPGIDATARARAFEPFARGAQGHDGRTHLGLGLALVQRIAQAHGGGAWIDARQGGGTTVGIRVQRR
- a CDS encoding periplasmic heavy metal sensor, with amino-acid sequence MRSDGGNDSMFGFLVGAACVAGLFRVMRRRRGDYGWHGCGDHRHHSHHGHHSGGWDGGRGPWGRGGDDGGSRTPWWLRGLFSRLDTTPGQEKVIREVMNELRDEGRDLRGEFRKARGDLAGALRSEGVDETALGEAFARHDDALLRMRKGVVGALAKLHEALDERQRRVLADWLESSRGFGGGARDRDEDERGMA
- a CDS encoding response regulator transcription factor — its product is MSLRVLLIDDDERLFELLARYMGDNDVVLTHAADGARGLAALAAGGFDVILLDVMMPRQDGISVLKKIRERDAIPIVMLTAKGDEADRVVGLELGADDYVAKPFSPRELLARLRAVTRRGQPGLLSERLSAGGIVIDVGTRQVTREGRVIELTAVEFDILVALMRRAGRVVPRTALLSEAGRGDVNVGERTIDVHISRLRRQIGDDPKAATRIQTIRGVGYMLTREGEE
- the selA gene encoding L-seryl-tRNA(Sec) selenium transferase yields the protein MTEALSRLPKMDRVLDAAALATTPWRREVVRRVAEGMLAALRDAIRRGAGAPTVVPDAEQFAVQVAARLEALCGPHPRAVINATGVLLHTNLGRAPWSDAAIAAAITAARACDLEVELDSGQRGSRFAWTRPLLAAVIGAPDVHVVNNNAAGLLLACTVLGSPGGVALSRGQMVEIGDGFRVATMAAAGGCRIVAVGSTNRTHAADYEAALAPGPDGSASAILWVHLSNFEQHGYVAEVALPELAAIARAHGVPLVADLGSGSLGTGLPAREPTIASYLEHGADVVLASGDKLLGGPQAGIVAGTREVVERMRRHPMARALRPDKVTLAALHATAASHAGREPPPLPLHRMVAWTLDELRTRAAAVADALGLEADAVQACDATIGGGSLPGDRMPSIAVRLPAGGRASALARRLRTGEIAVVGRIEDEAVWLDLRTVDPRDDARLVAAARTALR
- a CDS encoding VWA domain-containing protein, giving the protein MLLASTACLLAAVAWPIATGSRARDPEAIAADPQLAAPNPGGSGPAMPSPPPSQGAPTIQIALLLDTSSSMDGLIDQARSRLWSVVNALDGATFHGATPRLEVAIYEYGNDRIGYADGHIRQVVGFTPELDRVSQALFALSTNGGSEFAPQAITRSLDELTWRDGEGVLRMVYVAGNEEFQQGPVGWTDAVDRARARGVVVNSIYCGPDGAGDDVGWAQAATRAGGRHFNIDHNTRAVDPPTPYDDEIGRLGVAINGTYVGYGNEGAHGLENQTEQDSNSVAVGSAVVRGLSKSMANYRNPSWDLVDGVAEGVVDLQTIVPDALPEALRGLDAAELAAFVASRRAERAAIAARLTQLREQRDGFLRQHAGDTPSNSLDGAMIEGMAAQAEAAGFTMRHS